A single Aspergillus chevalieri M1 DNA, chromosome 3, nearly complete sequence DNA region contains:
- the mfp gene encoding putative peroxisomal multifunctional beta-oxidation protein (MFP) (COG:Q;~EggNog:ENOG410PHNB;~InterPro:IPR029069,IPR002539,IPR036291,IPR002347, IPR020904;~PFAM:PF00106,PF13561,PF01575,PF08659;~go_function: GO:0016491 - oxidoreductase activity [Evidence IEA];~go_process: GO:0055114 - oxidation-reduction process [Evidence IEA]) — MSDLRFDNQTVVVTGAGGGLGKAYATFFASRGANVVVNDLGGSHAGEGKSSKAADVVVNEIRSAGGKAVANYDSVENGEAIINTAIQNFGRVDVLINNAGILRDVSFKNMKDQDWDLINKVHTYGAYKCAKAAWPHFRKQKYGRVINTASAAGLFGSFGQANYSAAKLGQVGFTETLAKEGIKYNIIANVIAPIAASRMTATVMPPDVLENLKPDWVVPLVAVLVHSSNTSETGSIFEVGGGHMAKLRWERAKGALLKTDASLTPGAIARKWNDVNDFSQPDYPTGPADFMSLLEDGLKLPSATAGEEPNFKGKVALITGAGSGLGRAYALQFAKLGASIVVNDLVNPDPVVEEIKKLGGKAVGNKASCEDGDAVVKSAIDAFGRIDILVNNAGILRDKAFTNMDDNLWNPVVNVHLRGTYKVTKAAWPYMLKQKYGRIVNTASTSGIYGNFGQANYAAAKLGILGFSRTLALEGAKYNIKVNTIAPNAGTNMTRTIMPEEMVQAFKPDYVAPLVVLLCSDNVPGAGTKGLYECGSGWFSATRWQRSGGHGFPVDVQLTPEEVAKNLQKIINFDDGRADHPEDGQAGAERIMANMANRKGGDSEGESSILQNIEKAKKLSADGTPFDYVDRDIILYNLSLGAKRTDLPLVYENNEHFQALPTYGVIPWFNTATPWNMEDIVANFSPMMLLHGEQYMEVRKFPIPTAANTLTYPKLIDVVDKGNAALVVAGYTTKDAKTGEDLFYNESTVFIRGSGGFGGSPKPAAARPKAATNPYKAPQRQPDAVVEEKTSEDQAALYRLNGDRNPLHIDPEFSKVGGFKTPILHGLCSLGVSGKHVFGKFGQFKNLKVRFAGVVLPGQTLKTEMWKEGNTVVFQATVVETGKPAITGAGAELLEGAKAKL, encoded by the exons TTAACGACCTGGGCGGTTCTCACGCCGGCGAGGGCAAGTCGTCAAAG GCCGCAGACGTCGTGGTAAACGAAATCCGGTCCGCCGGCGGCAAGGCCGTCGCCAACTACGACAGTGTCGAGAACGGCGAAGCCATCATCAACACCGCAATCCAGAACTTCGGCCGCGTGGACGTGCTCATCAACAACGCTGGTATTCTGCGCGATGTCAGCTTTAAGAACATGAAGGACCAGGACTGGGATTTGATTAACAAGGTGCATACGTATGGTGCTTATAAGTGTGCTAAGGCTGCCTGGCCGCACTTCCGGAAACAGAAGTATGGGCGCGTGATTAACACTGCTTCGGCGGCGGGGTTGTTCGGGAGCTTTGGGCAAGCTAATTATTCTG CTGCCAAGTTGGGTCAGGTTGGCTTTACGGAGACCCTCGCTAAGGAGGGTATCAAGTATAACATTATTGCCAATGTTATCGCTCCTATTG CTGCAAGCCGTATGACCGCTACTGTTATGCCCCCCGATGTTCTCGAGAACCTGAAGCCCGATTGGGTGGTTCCCCTGGTGGCTGTCTTGGTCCACTCCTCGAACACTTCCGAGACTGGCTCGATCTTTGAAGTCGGCGGTGGCCACATGGCTAAGCTCCGCTGGGAGCGTGCCAAGGGTGCTCTCTTGAAGACTGATGCTTCGTTGACCCCTGGCGCCATCGCTAGAAAGTGGAACGATGTCAACGACTTCTCTCAGCCCGACTATCCCACCGGCCCTGCTGACTTCATGAGCCTGTTGGAAGACGGCTTGAAATTGCCCAGTGCTACCGCTGGCGAGGAGCCCAACTTCAAGGGCAAGGTTGCCCTTATCACCGGTGCCGGCAGTGGTCTCGGTCGCGCATACGCTTTGCAGTTTGCCAAGCTTGGTGCCTCCATTGTTGTGAACGACTTGGTCAACCCCGACCCTGTTGTTGAGGAAATCAAGAAGTTGGGTGGCAAGGCTGTTGGCAACAAGGCCTCTTGCGAGGATGGTGATGCTGTTGTCAAGTCTGCCATTGATGCCTTCGGACGTATCGATATCCTGGTCAACAACGCTGGTATCCTGCGTGACAAGGCTTTCACCAACATGGACGACAACCTGTGGAACCCCGTTGTCAATGTCCACCTGCGCGGTACCTACAAGGTTACCAAGGCTGCCTGGCCGTACATGCTTAAGCAGAAGTATGGCCGTATTGTCAACACTGCTAGCACGAGCGGTATCTACGGTAACTTTGGCCAGGCCAACTACGCTGCCGCCAAGCTCGGTATCCTTGGTTTCTCCCGTACTCTGGCTCTCGAAGGCGCCAAGTACAACATCAAGGTGAACACCATTGCCCCCAACGCTGGTACCAACATGACCCGTACCATCATGCCCGAGGAGATGGTCCAGGCTTTCAAGCCCGACTACGTCGCTCCCTTGGTCGTTCTCCTTTGCTCCGACAACGTCCCTGGAGCTGGCACCAAGGGTCTGTACGAGTGCGGTAGCGGCTGGTTCTCCGCCACCCGCTGGCAACGCTCTGGCGGTCATGGCTTCCCCGTGGACGTGCAACTGACTCCCGAGGAGGTTGCCAAGAACTTGCAGAAGATCATCAACTTTGATGACGGCCGTGCCGACCACCCCGAGGACGGCCAGGCTGGTGCTGAGAGAATCATGGCCAACATGGCCAACCGCAAGGGCGGTGATTCCGAGGGCGAAAGCAGCATCCTGCAGAACATTgagaaggccaagaagcTGTCTGCTGACGGTACACCCTTTGACTACGTTGACCGCGACATCATTTTGTACAACCTCAGTTTGGGTGCCAAGCGCACAGACCTCCCTCTAGTCTACGAAAACAACGAGCACTTCCAGGCCCTGCCTACCTACGGCGTGATTCCCTGGTTCAACACGGCCACTCCCtggaacatggaagacattGTGGCCAACTTCTCGCCCATGATGCTGCTGCACGGTGAGCAGTACATGGAGGTCCGCAAGTTCCCCATTCCCACTGCCGCCAACACCCTCACCTACCCTAAGCTCATCGACGTCGTCGACAAGGGCAACGCCGCCCTCGTGGTCGCCGGCTACACCACTAAGGACGCCAAGACAGGCGAGGACCTCTTCTACAACGAGTCGACTGTTTTCATCCGCGGTAGCGGTGGTTTTGGTGGCTCTCCTAAACCCGCTGCCGCTCGCCCCAAGGCCGCCACCAACCCGTACAAGGCTCCCCAGCGCCAGCCCGACGCCGTCGTTGAGGAGAAGACCTCGGAGGACCAGGCCGCTCTGTACCGCCTGAACGGCGACCGCAACCCTCTGCACATCGACCCCGAATTCAGCAAGGTCGGCGGCTTCAAGACTCCCATTCTGCACGGTCTGTGCTCGCTGGGTGTCTCTGGCAAGCATGTGTTCGGCAAGTTTGGCCAGTTCAAGAACCTCAAGGTCCGCTTTGCTGGTGTCGTTCTTCCCGGTCAGACTCTTAAGACGGAGATGTGGAAAGAAGGAAACACGGTTGTCTTCCAGGCTACGGTTGTGGAGACCGGTAAGCCGGCGATTACGGGCGCTGGCGCTGAGCTCTTGGAGGGCGCTAAGGCTAAGCTGTAA